One segment of Streptomyces sp. NBC_00576 DNA contains the following:
- a CDS encoding SDR family NAD(P)-dependent oxidoreductase, with amino-acid sequence MTQDERGVAVISGASSGFGERIAQVLAQQGYSVVALARRVDRLKALAEQDATGAILPVVADVRDREGLARAFDELPPDFRDISVLINNAGLSRGFGPLQSGSDASWREMIDTNISGLLNVSGLLLPRLVSRGSGHVVNIGSIAASYPYMGGNVYAATKAFVHQLSLNMRVDLQGTGVRVSCVAPGMAKTEFAKVRYDGDVERADALYEGLEPLTADDVAQTVAWCLTRPARVNINMIELMPSEQHFGLGFAGSPPASPGGADGA; translated from the coding sequence ATGACACAGGACGAACGTGGCGTAGCTGTGATATCGGGTGCATCATCGGGATTCGGCGAGAGAATTGCGCAGGTATTGGCCCAGCAGGGTTACTCCGTAGTGGCTCTGGCCCGTAGGGTGGACCGCCTGAAAGCCCTGGCGGAACAGGACGCCACAGGGGCCATTCTGCCGGTGGTCGCCGATGTCCGGGACCGGGAGGGCCTGGCGCGGGCCTTCGATGAACTGCCCCCCGATTTCCGTGACATCTCGGTGCTCATCAACAACGCCGGCCTGTCCCGGGGGTTCGGCCCGCTGCAGTCGGGCAGCGACGCGTCCTGGCGCGAAATGATCGACACGAACATCTCCGGTCTGCTGAACGTCAGTGGACTGCTGCTTCCGCGCCTCGTGTCCCGCGGATCCGGCCACGTGGTGAACATCGGCTCGATCGCGGCGAGTTACCCCTACATGGGGGGCAACGTCTATGCCGCCACCAAGGCCTTCGTGCACCAACTCTCCCTGAATATGCGTGTGGACCTCCAGGGCACGGGGGTCAGGGTGAGTTGTGTGGCGCCCGGGATGGCGAAGACCGAGTTCGCGAAGGTGCGTTACGACGGGGACGTGGAGCGCGCCGATGCGCTGTACGAGGGCCTTGAGCCGCTGACCGCCGACGACGTGGCGCAGACCGTGGCCTGGTGTCTGACACGGCCGGCCCGCGTCAACATCAACATGATCGAACTGATGCCGTCCGAGCAGCACTTCGGACTCGGATTCGCCGGGAGCCCGCCTGCCTCGCCCGGAGGTGCGGATGGCGCGTGA
- a CDS encoding acyl-CoA dehydrogenase: MSAAELDALLGDAWDDRNPVGHTAVLAADERQDMLAEGERALDEYRLNAEFVPVAYGGRLERADRLAEVLRTVWRRDPSLGLGYGFSSLIASVNIWTTGDEEQRRRAAGLLLANGRIAAAFHELAHGNDFAHAECAAHPDGTGWRLSGRKEIVTNVRRAEAMVLFARTGPGAGSRSHSQFLLTRDDLPAGALRDLSRFHSSGMRGVQLGGVEFTDCPVPGDALIGSPGQGIEVALRSYQITRSVGPAVIVGPLDTALRLAVRCSLDRRVYGGAVADLPYVRAVIARAYADLLAMDAFSAVILRALHLEPESMAVYAPAAKYLTARILLDAFEDLRAVLGARSYLRQGPYAMFQKLARDVAPATFAHVSLSAALVTLLPQLPRLARRSWLADPSATPSLFDPAGDLPALSLERLSTGMPRHDGVIGALTELADGVPAGDSDPVRRFAARCRDELRKLRDGCAALGPADLTIDASPAAFALADRYTAVLAAASVLAVWQECGTRYPEAALLGALDRLTGRMGGPPVLTSAEREDMERRLFDLAVARCLDGRLLDLSARSIPR, encoded by the coding sequence ATGAGCGCCGCGGAACTGGACGCGCTGCTCGGCGACGCCTGGGACGACCGGAACCCGGTGGGCCACACGGCCGTCCTGGCCGCCGACGAACGCCAGGACATGCTCGCCGAGGGCGAGCGGGCGCTGGACGAGTACCGTCTGAACGCCGAGTTCGTCCCGGTGGCGTACGGCGGCCGTCTGGAGCGCGCCGACCGGCTCGCCGAGGTGCTGCGGACAGTGTGGCGGCGGGACCCGAGCCTCGGTCTCGGGTACGGCTTCAGTTCCCTCATCGCCTCCGTCAACATCTGGACCACCGGCGACGAGGAACAACGGCGCCGGGCGGCGGGCCTCCTCCTGGCGAACGGCCGGATCGCCGCCGCGTTCCACGAGCTGGCGCACGGCAACGACTTCGCGCACGCCGAGTGCGCCGCCCACCCGGACGGCACCGGCTGGCGGCTGTCCGGCCGCAAGGAGATCGTGACGAACGTGCGGCGGGCGGAGGCCATGGTGCTGTTCGCCCGGACCGGTCCGGGCGCGGGAAGCCGCAGCCACAGCCAGTTCCTCCTCACGCGGGACGATCTGCCCGCCGGGGCGCTGCGGGACCTGTCACGCTTCCACAGCTCCGGTATGCGCGGCGTCCAGCTCGGCGGCGTGGAGTTCACCGACTGCCCCGTCCCGGGCGACGCACTGATCGGCTCCCCCGGCCAGGGCATCGAGGTGGCGCTGCGCTCGTACCAGATCACCCGCTCGGTGGGTCCGGCGGTGATCGTCGGCCCGCTGGACACCGCGCTGCGCCTCGCGGTCCGGTGCTCCCTGGACCGCCGTGTCTACGGCGGCGCGGTCGCCGATCTGCCGTACGTGCGCGCGGTCATCGCCCGCGCCTACGCGGATCTGCTGGCCATGGACGCGTTCTCGGCGGTGATCCTGCGGGCGCTGCACCTGGAGCCGGAGTCGATGGCGGTCTACGCCCCTGCGGCGAAGTACCTGACCGCGCGGATCCTGCTCGACGCGTTCGAGGATCTGCGGGCCGTCCTGGGCGCGAGGTCCTATCTGCGGCAGGGCCCGTACGCGATGTTCCAGAAGCTGGCCCGGGACGTCGCTCCCGCCACTTTCGCCCATGTGTCGCTCAGCGCCGCCCTGGTGACGCTGCTTCCACAGCTCCCCCGGCTGGCCCGCAGGTCCTGGCTGGCCGACCCCTCCGCCACGCCGTCGCTGTTCGACCCGGCCGGTGACCTGCCCGCGCTGTCCCTGGAGCGACTGAGCACGGGCATGCCCCGTCACGACGGTGTCATCGGCGCCCTCACCGAGCTCGCGGACGGCGTGCCGGCGGGCGACTCCGATCCGGTTCGCCGGTTCGCCGCGCGGTGCCGGGACGAGCTGCGGAAGTTGCGGGACGGGTGCGCGGCGCTCGGTCCGGCGGACCTCACGATCGATGCCTCGCCCGCGGCGTTCGCGCTCGCCGACCGGTACACGGCGGTCCTCGCCGCCGCTTCCGTGCTGGCCGTGTGGCAGGAGTGCGGCACCCGCTATCCCGAAGCCGCACTGCTGGGTGCCCTGGACCGGCTGACCGGGCGGATGGGCGGCCCGCCGGTGCTCACCTCGGCCGAACGCGAGGACATGGAGCGGCGGCTGTTCGACCTCGCCGTCGCGCGCTGCCTCGACGGCCGTCTCCTCGACCTGTCCGCGCGGAGCATCCCGCGGTGA
- a CDS encoding acyl-CoA dehydrogenase family protein yields the protein MTSVSAGTGVEMEVALDAALADAVPSGAGPGGGGIGRLVAELDAAEEFPAPLVERLDAFGLPAYYVPAEWGGVGTDHELLLRLWRTVARRDLSATIAHGKTYLGAAPVWCAGDAEQASTTAAAILAGEQVAWALSEPDHGADLLNGTVTATAHDGGYRLDGVKWPINNATRARYLTVLARTGAAGTGRGQSLFLVDKTALAPGTWRVLPKESTHGIRGIDISGIAFEGAALHADALLGREGTGLETVLHALQLTRTMCAALSLGAGEHALRIAAAFAAERIVQRRPLLDRSHPRALLGRCAALMAAAEASALVGSRSLHSLTGEMSVVSAVVKSVAPELTDAMMGELAELLGVRSFLTGVYAHGSFQKIWRDHQIVSVFDGSTPVNRAALVQQFPRLVREYTAGSVDEEGLAEAASAGDPPRPLDRGSLTLLSRRGCSVVQSIPALSRSLASPTAPAGLAAHAVALEAAAAEVHALMAAVTPAAHPPMAAYEIAAAYELCYAAAACLHAWSAGRHRHDGEPLWEDGLWVRAALRALRARLAVALRSPAPVAAPGDDRINDLLAQHVARAARTGAPMTPFGAPMSRSGEGRS from the coding sequence GTGACGTCCGTCAGCGCCGGCACGGGCGTCGAGATGGAGGTCGCGCTCGACGCGGCCTTGGCGGATGCCGTCCCGTCCGGCGCCGGCCCGGGCGGGGGCGGGATCGGCCGTCTGGTCGCCGAGCTGGACGCCGCCGAGGAGTTCCCCGCGCCGCTCGTCGAACGGCTCGACGCGTTCGGCCTGCCCGCCTACTACGTGCCGGCCGAGTGGGGCGGTGTCGGCACCGACCACGAACTGCTGCTGCGGCTGTGGCGTACGGTGGCCCGTCGCGACCTGAGCGCCACCATCGCCCACGGCAAGACCTATCTCGGTGCCGCGCCGGTCTGGTGCGCCGGCGACGCCGAACAGGCCTCCACCACGGCGGCCGCGATCCTGGCGGGCGAACAGGTGGCCTGGGCGCTGTCCGAACCGGATCACGGCGCCGACCTGCTCAACGGGACGGTGACCGCGACCGCGCACGACGGCGGTTACCGGCTGGACGGCGTGAAGTGGCCCATCAACAACGCCACCCGGGCCCGATACCTGACCGTCCTGGCCCGCACCGGCGCGGCCGGCACCGGGCGCGGTCAGAGCCTCTTCCTCGTGGACAAGACGGCGCTCGCTCCCGGCACCTGGCGTGTGCTGCCCAAGGAATCCACGCACGGCATCCGCGGCATCGACATCTCCGGCATCGCGTTCGAGGGAGCGGCGCTGCACGCCGACGCGCTGCTCGGCCGCGAGGGCACCGGACTGGAGACCGTGCTGCACGCGTTGCAGCTCACCCGGACCATGTGCGCCGCGCTGTCCCTCGGTGCCGGTGAGCACGCGCTGCGGATCGCCGCGGCGTTCGCCGCCGAGCGGATCGTCCAGCGGCGCCCGCTGCTGGACCGCTCCCACCCGCGGGCGCTCCTCGGCAGGTGCGCGGCGCTGATGGCCGCCGCCGAGGCGTCGGCGCTGGTCGGCAGCCGCTCTCTCCACTCCCTCACGGGTGAGATGAGCGTGGTCTCCGCGGTGGTCAAGTCGGTCGCCCCGGAACTGACCGACGCGATGATGGGCGAGCTGGCCGAACTGCTCGGAGTACGGTCCTTCCTCACCGGCGTGTACGCGCACGGCTCGTTCCAGAAGATCTGGCGCGACCACCAGATCGTGTCCGTGTTCGACGGCAGCACCCCGGTGAATCGCGCCGCGCTCGTTCAGCAGTTCCCGCGCCTGGTACGGGAGTACACCGCGGGCAGCGTCGACGAGGAGGGACTGGCCGAGGCGGCGTCGGCGGGCGATCCGCCGAGGCCGCTGGATCGCGGCTCTCTCACCCTGCTGTCCCGGCGGGGCTGTTCGGTGGTGCAGTCCATCCCCGCGCTGTCCAGGTCCCTCGCCTCCCCGACGGCTCCGGCCGGGCTCGCAGCGCACGCCGTCGCCCTCGAAGCCGCCGCCGCCGAGGTCCATGCGCTGATGGCGGCCGTGACCCCGGCCGCCCACCCGCCCATGGCCGCCTACGAGATCGCCGCCGCCTACGAGCTCTGCTACGCGGCCGCGGCCTGCCTGCACGCGTGGTCGGCTGGACGGCACCGGCACGACGGCGAGCCGTTGTGGGAGGACGGCCTGTGGGTCAGGGCGGCGCTGCGCGCCCTACGGGCCAGGCTCGCCGTGGCGCTGCGGAGCCCGGCCCCGGTCGCGGCCCCGGGAGACGACCGGATCAACGACCTGCTCGCACAGCACGTGGCGCGGGCGGCGCGGACCGGGGCTCCCATGACCCCCTTCGGCGCACCGATGTCCCGGTCCGGGGAGGGCCGTTCATGA
- a CDS encoding cation:proton antiporter: MCSQRGSLMLAVQPVSTIAAHQLLVFLLQLGSLLLLAFLLGRLAARFGLPTIVGELCAGVLLGPSVLEQVAPGFSNWLLPRDPEQFHLLDATGQIGVLLLVTITGAHMDLSLVRRRGSTALRISLAGIAIPLALGVALGFLLPTALVPGERPAFALFLGIAMGVSALPVIAKALMDLRLLHRNIGQLTLCAVMVDDIVGWLLLSMVSAMATTGVRAGDLAFSVGWLIVVLICAMLLRPAVAAGLRAAARAPGNGATVTVVVVLAVLASAATHAMGLEAVFGAFVAGVVIRACGALEPPALAPLQTFVAAVLAPLFFATVGLRMDLTMLADPPVLLTGLGVLTIAIVGKFAGAYLGARLSGLGRWEGLALGAGMNARGVIEVIVAMVGLRLGVLGTEMYTIIILVAIVTSLMAPPILRATMSKVEQTAEEDLRERALGIDGQRTAEA, from the coding sequence ATGTGCTCCCAGAGAGGCTCGTTGATGCTGGCCGTGCAACCGGTGTCCACCATCGCCGCCCACCAGTTACTCGTCTTCCTCCTCCAGCTCGGATCGTTGCTCCTGCTCGCGTTTCTGCTCGGCAGGCTGGCGGCGAGATTCGGCCTGCCCACCATCGTCGGCGAGCTGTGCGCCGGCGTGCTGCTGGGCCCTTCGGTCCTGGAGCAGGTGGCGCCCGGCTTCAGCAACTGGCTGCTGCCGCGGGATCCCGAGCAGTTCCATCTGCTCGACGCGACGGGCCAGATCGGGGTGTTGCTGCTCGTCACGATCACCGGCGCCCACATGGACCTGTCCCTGGTTCGCCGACGCGGGTCGACGGCTCTCCGTATCAGTCTCGCCGGGATCGCCATCCCGCTCGCGCTGGGCGTGGCCCTCGGATTCCTGCTGCCCACCGCTCTCGTGCCGGGCGAACGCCCCGCGTTCGCGCTGTTCCTGGGCATCGCCATGGGGGTCAGTGCCCTCCCGGTCATCGCCAAGGCCCTGATGGACCTGCGGCTGCTGCACCGCAACATCGGCCAGCTCACCCTGTGCGCCGTCATGGTCGACGACATCGTCGGATGGCTGCTGCTCTCGATGGTCTCGGCCATGGCGACCACCGGGGTCCGCGCAGGCGACCTGGCCTTCTCGGTGGGCTGGCTGATCGTCGTGCTGATCTGCGCGATGCTGCTGCGGCCCGCCGTCGCGGCCGGTCTGCGTGCGGCGGCCCGGGCGCCCGGCAACGGGGCGACCGTGACCGTCGTGGTCGTCCTGGCGGTGCTGGCGTCGGCGGCCACCCACGCCATGGGTCTGGAAGCGGTGTTCGGCGCGTTCGTCGCCGGTGTCGTGATCCGCGCCTGCGGCGCGCTGGAACCACCTGCGCTCGCCCCGCTGCAGACCTTCGTGGCGGCCGTCCTGGCTCCCCTTTTCTTCGCCACGGTCGGGCTCCGCATGGACCTCACCATGCTCGCCGATCCGCCCGTTCTGCTCACCGGCCTGGGGGTGCTCACCATCGCTATCGTCGGCAAGTTCGCCGGGGCTTATCTCGGGGCACGGCTCAGTGGGCTCGGCCGCTGGGAAGGCTTGGCCCTGGGCGCCGGGATGAATGCCCGCGGCGTCATCGAGGTCATCGTCGCGATGGTCGGGCTGCGGCTCGGAGTACTCGGCACCGAGATGTACACGATCATCATCCTGGTCGCGATCGTCACCTCGCTGATGGCCCCGCCCATCCTGCGCGCCACGATGTCCAAGGTCGAGCAGACCGCGGAGGAGGACCTGCGGGAACGGGCCCTCGGTATTGATGGTCAGCGAACCGCGGAGGCATAG
- a CDS encoding MbtH family protein, which yields MPNPFEDPDANYLVLVNDEGQHSLWPVFADVPDGWGTVFGEAGRQECLDYIEKNWTDMRPKSLIEAMENQR from the coding sequence GTGCCGAATCCCTTTGAGGACCCCGACGCCAACTATCTCGTTCTGGTCAATGACGAGGGTCAGCACTCACTCTGGCCTGTATTCGCCGATGTCCCCGACGGATGGGGAACAGTATTCGGAGAGGCCGGGCGCCAGGAATGCCTCGACTACATCGAGAAGAACTGGACCGATATGCGCCCGAAGAGCCTCATAGAGGCGATGGAAAACCAGCGCTGA
- a CDS encoding metal transporter: MLGVVFALGIVFTAFMFMTSWGGTSWVFGSAVSIVMGGIALVRERHKLLTALAGLVVTAGAIAVSLKVGDDLPEEPAPITALALSVLVGSAIRTLPAAQGAVIALGGLVVTAVPWVDGLSGVTSLATMGMIAALVLGPVLRALDHRALTEAPQGSWAGPPRS; encoded by the coding sequence GTGTTAGGCGTCGTGTTCGCCCTGGGCATCGTCTTCACGGCGTTCATGTTCATGACCAGTTGGGGCGGCACCTCCTGGGTGTTCGGCTCCGCCGTCTCGATCGTCATGGGCGGCATCGCGCTGGTGCGCGAGCGGCACAAGTTGCTGACCGCGCTCGCGGGCCTGGTCGTGACGGCCGGCGCCATCGCGGTGTCCCTGAAGGTCGGTGACGATCTGCCGGAGGAGCCCGCGCCCATCACGGCGCTCGCTCTGTCGGTGCTCGTCGGCTCCGCGATCAGGACGCTGCCGGCCGCCCAGGGCGCCGTGATCGCCCTGGGCGGCCTCGTGGTGACCGCGGTTCCCTGGGTCGACGGGTTGAGCGGCGTGACGAGCCTGGCCACGATGGGGATGATCGCCGCCCTGGTGTTGGGGCCAGTGCTGCGCGCGCTCGACCACCGGGCGTTGACCGAGGCACCCCAGGGGTCCTGGGCCGGCCCGCCGCGGTCGTAG
- a CDS encoding GNAT family N-acetyltransferase: protein MAREPVQAASRYVNALDGLVARPARPEDVEEISLLSAPFVDDGLLIARPLVELAEKMHEFVVARQEGRLVGCMGMAPTDTPTDKSLVVYNLCIAPDWQGRGIGRHLVGVAVNIGRREGYQSLLALTRYGGEWFRKLGFSNVPVSEARDEWRTLFRPDRRSSLYRLILTSEQSRD, encoded by the coding sequence ATGGCGCGTGAGCCCGTGCAGGCCGCCTCCCGGTACGTGAACGCGCTGGACGGTCTCGTCGCGAGACCCGCGCGCCCCGAGGACGTGGAGGAGATCTCCTTACTCTCCGCCCCCTTCGTCGACGACGGATTGTTGATTGCCCGCCCTCTTGTGGAACTGGCCGAAAAGATGCATGAATTCGTGGTCGCCCGGCAAGAGGGCCGACTGGTCGGCTGCATGGGGATGGCCCCGACCGACACCCCGACCGACAAGAGTCTGGTGGTCTACAACCTCTGCATCGCGCCCGATTGGCAGGGCAGGGGAATCGGCCGTCATTTGGTCGGCGTTGCCGTGAATATCGGCAGGCGCGAGGGGTATCAATCTTTGCTGGCCCTTACCCGATACGGCGGCGAATGGTTCAGGAAGCTGGGGTTCTCGAACGTCCCGGTGAGCGAGGCCCGCGACGAGTGGCGCACTCTCTTCCGACCCGACCGAAGATCGAGCCTATATCGGTTGATACTTACCTCCGAGCAGTCCAGAGACTGA
- a CDS encoding sensor histidine kinase: MTIPNPWAKVVLTVGLGVTFLAAIAIQAVALAETWGASSWVPGAAAAVVVCGLALMRHLRQTWTAVAGMFVAALAVLVPLLPGTQLPAGLGPSMALGLAVLIGSAVRVLPTVRAGAIAGTGLLLVVAQFAARPATAVSAIATASWLAAVGVGLSLRRLDERAKATAQQVRRVERLDLARELHDIVAHHITGMLIQAQAAQIVAQRDPRNVSDSLVEIETSGFEAMAAMRRVVGLLRDTDDAAPASPGSEGLSTLVERFSRQGPKVRLHTPDDDTEWPPEVTSTVYRIVQESLTNVLRHARHARSIDVTVGRDAEAVTVEVADDAPPNSARPHHRGGYGLIGMRERVETLGGSLSAGPRPGAGWSVRATLPVPTREPG; encoded by the coding sequence GTGACCATTCCGAACCCGTGGGCCAAAGTCGTCCTTACCGTCGGGCTCGGCGTCACGTTCCTCGCGGCGATCGCCATCCAAGCCGTCGCCCTCGCGGAGACCTGGGGGGCCTCGTCCTGGGTGCCCGGCGCCGCCGCCGCGGTGGTGGTGTGCGGGCTCGCCCTGATGCGTCATCTGAGGCAGACCTGGACGGCGGTCGCGGGCATGTTCGTCGCCGCGCTGGCGGTGCTCGTCCCGTTGCTGCCCGGCACCCAACTGCCCGCTGGTCTCGGCCCCTCCATGGCCCTGGGCCTGGCGGTGCTCATCGGATCCGCGGTCAGGGTGCTGCCGACGGTGCGGGCCGGGGCCATCGCCGGCACCGGGTTGCTGCTGGTCGTCGCCCAGTTCGCCGCGCGGCCGGCGACGGCCGTCTCGGCCATCGCCACAGCGTCCTGGCTGGCCGCCGTCGGGGTGGGGCTATCGCTGCGCAGGCTCGACGAGCGGGCGAAGGCCACCGCCCAACAGGTGCGCCGGGTCGAACGGCTGGACCTCGCCCGTGAACTGCACGACATCGTGGCCCACCACATCACGGGGATGCTGATCCAGGCGCAGGCCGCCCAGATCGTCGCGCAGCGGGACCCGCGGAACGTGTCGGACTCGCTGGTCGAGATCGAGACGTCCGGGTTCGAGGCCATGGCCGCGATGCGCCGTGTCGTCGGGCTGTTGCGCGACACCGACGACGCGGCTCCCGCCTCGCCCGGGTCGGAAGGGCTGAGCACGCTGGTCGAGCGCTTCAGCCGTCAGGGCCCGAAGGTACGACTGCACACGCCCGACGACGACACGGAGTGGCCGCCAGAGGTGACCAGCACCGTGTACCGCATCGTCCAGGAGTCACTGACGAACGTCCTGCGGCACGCGCGGCACGCCCGCTCCATCGACGTCACCGTCGGCCGCGACGCCGAGGCCGTCACCGTCGAGGTCGCCGACGACGCCCCGCCGAACTCCGCCCGGCCCCACCACCGCGGGGGGTACGGTTTGATCGGTATGCGCGAACGCGTCGAAACGCTCGGCGGCTCGCTGAGCGCCGGTCCCCGGCCCGGCGCCGGCTGGTCCGTGAGGGCGACCCTGCCCGTCCCCACCAGGGAGCCCGGATGA
- a CDS encoding fatty acyl-AMP ligase has protein sequence MTVDLTGYRNLGEAFAARVAAHPERTALTLYHGSTGVEPESITYGELARRSQVRAEDLSRRLALGERVLIALPTGTDFAEVYLACLSAGLVAVPSPMPGGSASAGERIAAIAADCSPGLTVTTEAAQAEVTAHLRGHGLERLRVEAVRPVGTGQTAVRQAAGRVVDRGADAILQYSSGSTGSPKGVILTHGAVLANVEAVCTYLGLGPQDRFGSWLPLHHDMGLFTQLTAALLCGAPLTLMQPTLFIRRPVEWFRMLDRFRITYTCAPNFAYDLCTRLITDEMTEELDLSALRYACNGAEPIHAPTVEAFVERFARIGLGSLAHSPGYGLAESTAYVTCVPEDARPTVLTVDPLRLEAGERPELRPVSDGAGRQVTGLGRPHAFDLRIVDPRTRGPLSEGRVGEIWLRGESIGRGYWGKPELSARVFDARVADADEGPGWLRTGDLGALVDGELFVTGRLKELLIVHGRNIFPQDVEVEARAAHEALGGQIGAAFVIGSPDERVVLVHEVHPRTPKAELSEVATAVTRRLSRSFGLPMRNIVLVRRGTVRRTTSGKIKRTAMRERFLAGDMKVLHAELEPALRAAPTGPER, from the coding sequence ATGACAGTCGACCTCACCGGATACCGGAACCTGGGCGAGGCCTTCGCCGCGCGCGTCGCCGCTCATCCCGAACGGACCGCACTGACCCTCTACCACGGCTCCACCGGAGTGGAACCCGAGAGCATCACCTACGGGGAACTGGCCCGCCGCTCCCAGGTGCGCGCGGAGGATCTGAGCCGAAGGCTGGCCCTCGGCGAACGGGTGCTCATCGCCCTGCCGACGGGCACCGATTTCGCGGAGGTCTACCTCGCCTGCCTGTCCGCCGGGCTGGTCGCCGTGCCCTCGCCGATGCCGGGTGGCTCGGCGAGCGCCGGCGAACGGATCGCCGCGATCGCGGCGGACTGCTCGCCCGGCCTGACCGTCACCACGGAAGCCGCACAGGCGGAGGTGACCGCGCACCTGCGCGGTCACGGGCTGGAACGGCTCAGGGTCGAGGCCGTACGGCCGGTCGGCACCGGACAGACCGCCGTACGGCAGGCGGCCGGCCGGGTCGTCGACCGCGGCGCGGACGCGATCCTCCAGTACAGCTCCGGGTCCACCGGGTCACCGAAAGGCGTGATCCTCACCCACGGTGCGGTCCTGGCCAACGTCGAGGCGGTGTGCACGTACCTGGGCCTCGGTCCGCAGGACCGGTTCGGCAGCTGGCTGCCGCTCCACCACGACATGGGCCTGTTCACTCAGCTCACGGCGGCGCTGCTGTGCGGGGCGCCTCTCACGCTGATGCAGCCGACCCTGTTCATCAGACGTCCGGTGGAGTGGTTTCGCATGCTGGACCGCTTCCGGATCACGTACACCTGCGCTCCCAATTTCGCGTACGACCTCTGCACGCGTCTCATCACCGACGAGATGACGGAGGAACTGGATCTGTCGGCCCTCCGCTACGCGTGCAACGGCGCCGAGCCGATCCACGCACCGACCGTGGAGGCGTTCGTCGAACGGTTCGCCCGGATCGGGCTCGGCTCCCTCGCCCACTCCCCCGGCTACGGCCTCGCGGAATCCACGGCGTACGTGACCTGCGTACCGGAAGACGCCCGGCCGACCGTGCTCACCGTGGACCCCCTGCGGCTGGAAGCGGGTGAGCGGCCGGAGTTGCGACCGGTGTCCGACGGCGCGGGCCGGCAGGTGACCGGTCTGGGCCGGCCACACGCCTTCGACCTCCGGATCGTCGACCCGCGGACGCGCGGCCCGCTGTCGGAAGGCAGGGTCGGCGAGATCTGGCTGCGCGGGGAGAGCATCGGCCGTGGTTACTGGGGCAAGCCGGAGCTGAGCGCCCGCGTCTTCGACGCCCGTGTGGCGGACGCCGACGAGGGGCCGGGCTGGCTGCGCACCGGTGATCTGGGCGCGCTCGTCGACGGCGAGCTGTTCGTCACCGGCCGTCTCAAGGAACTGCTGATCGTCCATGGCCGCAACATCTTCCCGCAGGACGTGGAGGTCGAGGCCCGTGCCGCGCACGAGGCGCTCGGCGGCCAGATCGGGGCCGCGTTCGTGATCGGCTCGCCGGACGAGCGCGTCGTGCTCGTCCACGAGGTGCACCCCAGGACCCCGAAGGCCGAGCTGTCGGAGGTCGCCACCGCGGTCACCCGCCGGCTCAGCCGGTCGTTCGGGCTCCCCATGCGCAACATCGTGCTGGTACGACGCGGCACCGTACGCCGCACCACCAGCGGCAAGATCAAACGCACCGCGATGCGTGAACGCTTCCTCGCGGGCGACATGAAGGTGCTGCACGCCGAGTTGGAGCCCGCGCTGCGTGCGGCACCGACGGGGCCGGAGCGGTGA
- a CDS encoding response regulator transcription factor yields the protein MTVEVLLADDQAMIRRGLRLILEDQPDISVVGEASDGAEAISMARRLRPDVCLVDIRMPKLDGIEVTRALAGPGVTDPLRVIVVTTFDLDEYVYGALRGGAAGFVLKDAGPALLVEAVRAAHNGEALVSPSVTLRLLSHLNETGAAPRGRAKQPPQLSGRALEVVKAIARGRTNQEIAAELFISLSTVKSHLSGIQTKLGMRNRTEIAVWAWENRIVESTYE from the coding sequence ATGACCGTCGAGGTCCTGCTCGCCGACGACCAGGCGATGATCCGCCGCGGACTGCGGCTGATCCTGGAGGACCAGCCCGACATCTCCGTCGTCGGGGAGGCCTCGGACGGCGCGGAGGCGATCTCGATGGCCAGGCGGCTGCGGCCGGACGTGTGCCTGGTGGACATCAGGATGCCCAAGCTTGACGGCATCGAGGTCACCCGCGCGCTGGCCGGCCCGGGGGTGACCGATCCACTACGGGTCATCGTGGTCACCACGTTCGACCTCGACGAGTACGTGTACGGGGCACTGCGCGGCGGCGCGGCGGGGTTCGTCCTCAAGGACGCCGGGCCCGCACTGCTCGTCGAAGCCGTCCGCGCCGCCCACAACGGCGAGGCGCTGGTCTCGCCGTCGGTCACCTTACGGCTGCTCAGCCACTTGAACGAGACCGGGGCGGCGCCCCGCGGCCGCGCCAAGCAGCCGCCTCAACTGTCCGGACGCGCGCTCGAGGTCGTGAAGGCCATCGCGCGCGGCCGCACCAACCAGGAGATCGCCGCCGAGCTGTTCATCTCCCTCAGCACGGTCAAGAGCCATCTGTCGGGCATCCAAACCAAGCTCGGGATGCGAAACCGCACCGAGATCGCCGTCTGGGCCTGGGAGAACCGGATCGTCGAGAGCACCTACGAGTAG